A genomic stretch from Bacterioplanes sanyensis includes:
- a CDS encoding response regulator yields MFRSIHHKLAQRMALHVSVLLLIIALVLSAFSLFQSAQQLRQQLFQTPHQLLQTSLPTFDLATFNYNDRLNQQLTDGLIQHPAVLSVSVLDNTGREVAHSSRTQACQINTVEYAIFDVEDIHLAALNHRGNDIGQVILRADPCLFVQEFRRTAIHAALYTLLLCVIVSGFIYISHDRLLTRPLQRLAQRAEGINGHTIDSQALAQFHSDRPDELGQLSRSFYRLLEALTQHIHKQQQAEAQVADYSAKLEQLVQRRSHALSEVSRQLDPPTQTANDAITQARKLLLDTALTQLGTSASDVDLVSLQLHLQQARELDHIPQLSRAMDHEERLSLWLQRVLSQEGLYPSVVTHIEADEDPVLLAEELTIWLLVKLTACIRAVSSAPIQLTVRIRPQGDDQQLCFKLCSQAQAVPAELIDSELISTPHGLIPGLKVHRQLLATHQRQLSISYEPELELAWQLPCQHQKALLNAVRRHHPQALQLIINSALQRSKLQSSLDAWQLPYQFGDHPDVGSITLTDDATLAGQRNVLLLGHPDTGLPANWVSAQLLLALSNLCQGSQEQIGRRALVAEDNTISRMLCQRFLKNLGIQTELVDNGLQALEKARQQHFDVILMDCQMPIMDGFEATRQIRRDSLNQATPIMALTGLSGEDERQACLGAGMNDFIGKPFTQTQIQSTLLQWLDSPAA; encoded by the coding sequence ATGTTCCGTAGTATTCATCACAAGTTGGCCCAACGCATGGCATTGCATGTCAGCGTACTGTTGTTAATCATCGCCTTGGTGCTGAGTGCGTTCAGCCTGTTTCAATCCGCCCAACAGTTGCGCCAGCAATTATTCCAAACACCACATCAACTGCTGCAGACCAGCCTGCCCACCTTCGACCTAGCGACCTTTAATTACAACGATCGACTCAACCAACAGCTGACCGATGGCCTGATTCAGCACCCTGCCGTACTGTCGGTATCGGTATTGGATAACACCGGCCGCGAAGTGGCGCACTCCAGTCGCACCCAAGCATGCCAGATCAATACGGTTGAATACGCCATTTTTGATGTTGAAGACATCCATCTGGCAGCGCTCAACCATCGGGGCAACGACATCGGTCAGGTCATTCTCCGGGCCGACCCGTGCCTGTTTGTGCAAGAGTTTCGGCGCACTGCCATACATGCAGCTCTGTATACGTTGCTATTGTGCGTCATCGTCAGCGGCTTTATTTACATCAGCCATGATCGGCTGCTCACCCGCCCACTGCAGCGCCTGGCGCAGCGCGCCGAGGGCATCAATGGCCACACCATTGACTCGCAAGCATTGGCGCAGTTTCACAGCGACAGACCCGATGAGCTGGGCCAGCTCAGCCGTTCTTTCTATCGGTTGCTAGAGGCATTAACACAGCACATTCACAAACAGCAGCAAGCCGAAGCTCAGGTAGCTGACTACTCCGCCAAGCTCGAACAGCTGGTGCAGCGTCGTAGCCACGCACTGAGCGAAGTCAGCCGCCAACTGGATCCGCCCACCCAGACTGCCAACGACGCCATTACTCAGGCACGCAAACTATTACTGGACACCGCCCTTACCCAGCTCGGCACATCGGCATCGGATGTTGACCTGGTATCGTTACAGTTGCATCTGCAGCAAGCCAGGGAGCTTGACCACATTCCACAACTCAGCCGCGCCATGGATCATGAAGAGCGCTTGAGCCTTTGGCTGCAGCGGGTGCTCAGCCAGGAGGGTTTGTACCCCAGCGTCGTGACTCATATCGAAGCCGATGAAGACCCGGTGTTGCTGGCAGAAGAGCTGACCATTTGGCTGTTGGTAAAATTGACGGCTTGCATACGCGCCGTGAGCAGCGCGCCGATACAGCTGACGGTGCGCATCCGGCCCCAGGGCGACGACCAGCAACTGTGTTTCAAGCTGTGCAGCCAAGCGCAAGCCGTGCCAGCAGAGCTGATCGATAGCGAGCTGATATCCACCCCCCACGGCCTGATTCCAGGACTAAAAGTACATCGCCAACTACTGGCAACGCATCAGAGGCAGTTGTCCATCAGTTACGAGCCGGAGTTAGAGCTGGCATGGCAGCTGCCATGCCAGCATCAGAAGGCGCTGCTAAACGCGGTTCGCCGCCACCACCCACAAGCGTTACAGCTGATAATCAACAGCGCGCTGCAGCGCTCCAAACTGCAGAGCAGCCTAGATGCTTGGCAACTGCCCTACCAATTCGGCGATCACCCAGATGTAGGCAGCATCACCCTTACCGATGACGCCACCCTGGCAGGGCAACGCAACGTGCTGCTGCTGGGACACCCAGACACCGGTCTGCCTGCCAACTGGGTTTCCGCTCAGCTGCTGCTGGCGCTTAGCAATCTCTGCCAAGGCAGCCAGGAGCAGATCGGCAGGCGCGCTCTAGTAGCCGAAGACAACACCATCAGCCGCATGCTGTGTCAGCGTTTTTTGAAAAACCTGGGCATTCAGACCGAGCTGGTCGACAACGGCTTACAAGCGTTGGAAAAAGCCAGGCAACAACACTTTGACGTCATCTTAATGGACTGCCAGATGCCGATCATGGATGGCTTTGAGGCGACTCGCCAGATACGCCGTGACTCACTCAACCAAGCCACCCCAATCATGGCACTGACTGGATTGAGCGGTGAAGATGAACGACAAGCCTGCTTGGGCGCGGGCATGAACGACTTTATTGGCAAGCCGTTTACGCAAACGCAAATCCAATCCACCTTGCTGCAGTGGTTAGACTCGCCCGCTGCTTAG
- the msrB gene encoding peptide-methionine (R)-S-oxide reductase MsrB, with protein sequence MAKITKTPQQWREQLDEHTYSITREAATERPFTGQYYDFDQDGTYHCVCCGAALFLSHNKYDAGCGWPSFTQPVADQAVDEHLDTSHFMVRTEVVCHQCDAHLGHVFTDGPAENGLRYCINSASLDFVAKSESSDDG encoded by the coding sequence ATGGCAAAAATTACCAAAACTCCGCAGCAGTGGCGTGAGCAACTGGATGAACACACCTACAGCATCACTCGAGAGGCGGCGACCGAGCGCCCTTTTACCGGGCAATACTATGACTTTGACCAAGACGGCACCTACCACTGCGTTTGCTGCGGTGCCGCCTTGTTTTTAAGTCACAATAAATACGATGCTGGCTGTGGTTGGCCCAGCTTTACCCAGCCCGTGGCCGACCAGGCTGTGGACGAGCATTTGGATACCAGTCATTTTATGGTCCGTACCGAGGTCGTCTGCCACCAATGTGATGCTCATTTAGGGCATGTATTCACCGATGGCCCCGCTGAGAACGGGCTGCGCTACTGCATTAACTCCGCCTCTTTGGATTTTGTCGCCAAGTCTGAGTCAAGCGACGACGGCTAG
- the queF gene encoding NADPH-dependent 7-cyano-7-deazaguanine reductase QueF (Catalyzes the NADPH-dependent reduction of 7-cyano-7-deazaguanine (preQ0) to 7-aminomethyl-7-deazaguanine (preQ1) in queuosine biosynthesis), with protein sequence MGSVHSESNPLGQASEYKDQYDAGLLFPIDRQESWRAQGLDRSSASFFGEDIWNAYELSWLNERGKPMVAMAEFRIPAASPFLIESKSFKLYLNSFNQTRFASAAEVVQHLERDLSGAAGAAVQATLLDVEHAFSAPPQAVCIDELDVDIDSYQPDPSLLRCADGEFDGWLCSHLLKSNCPVTGQPDWGSLYIHYRGQRIDEAALLKYVISLRQHQDFHEQCVERTFMDLMTACQPEALTVYARYVRRGGLDINPMRSTDSAAVAVNFRLARQ encoded by the coding sequence ATGGGTTCTGTTCACAGTGAGAGCAATCCATTAGGGCAGGCGTCCGAGTATAAAGATCAGTACGACGCCGGTTTGTTGTTTCCCATTGATCGCCAGGAGAGCTGGCGCGCGCAAGGGCTGGATCGCAGCAGCGCCAGTTTTTTTGGTGAAGATATTTGGAATGCCTACGAACTGTCATGGTTGAATGAGCGCGGCAAGCCCATGGTGGCGATGGCGGAGTTTCGTATTCCGGCTGCCAGCCCGTTTTTGATCGAGTCCAAGTCGTTCAAGCTGTACTTAAACTCGTTTAATCAAACGCGCTTTGCCAGTGCGGCCGAGGTGGTGCAACACTTGGAGCGTGACCTAAGCGGTGCTGCTGGTGCGGCCGTGCAAGCGACTTTGCTCGACGTTGAACATGCTTTTAGTGCGCCGCCACAAGCTGTATGCATCGACGAGCTGGATGTCGACATTGATAGCTATCAGCCTGATCCAAGCCTGCTGCGCTGCGCCGATGGAGAGTTCGATGGTTGGCTGTGCAGTCACTTATTAAAGTCGAATTGCCCCGTAACAGGTCAGCCGGACTGGGGCAGTTTGTACATTCATTACCGTGGCCAGCGTATCGATGAAGCAGCGCTGCTGAAATACGTGATTTCGTTACGCCAGCATCAGGATTTTCATGAGCAGTGCGTCGAGCGCACCTTTATGGACTTGATGACCGCCTGTCAGCCAGAGGCGTTAACTGTGTATGCGCGCTATGTGCGCCGTGGTGGCTTGGACATCAATCCGATGCGCAGTACCGACAGCGCTGCCGTGGCAGTGAACTTCCGCTTGGCGCGCCAGTAG
- a CDS encoding pyridoxal phosphate-dependent aminotransferase gives MKEVVKSNKLANVFYDIRGPVLQAAKRMEEEGHRILKLNIGNPKPFGLDAPEEIIQDVIYNLPDSEGYADSRGLFSARKAIMQYAQQKNIANVGIEDIIVGNGVSELIVMSMQGLLNNGDEVLVPAPDYPLWTGAVSLAGGRAVHYICDEGSGWYPDLEDMRRKITDKTRALVLINPNNPTGAVYPQEILQGMLDIAREHQLVVFSDEIYDKILFDGAEHISTGSLADDLLIITFNGLSKNYRLAGFRAGWMIISGAKHLAKDYLEGLDMLANMRLCANVPAMHAIQTALGGYQSINDLVAPGGRICQQRDIAYEALNSIDGVSCVKPKGALYCFPKMDTQKFNIANDERMVLDLLEQQKILIVHGTAFNWPYPDHFRVVFLPRPEDLTAAMERMQQFFGGYRQL, from the coding sequence ATGAAGGAAGTCGTTAAATCCAATAAGCTGGCTAATGTTTTTTACGATATTCGTGGACCCGTCTTACAAGCCGCCAAGCGCATGGAAGAAGAAGGCCACCGAATCCTGAAGTTAAACATTGGCAACCCCAAGCCCTTTGGTTTGGATGCGCCAGAAGAAATCATTCAGGACGTTATCTATAACCTGCCCGATTCCGAAGGCTACGCCGACTCGCGCGGCTTGTTTTCTGCGCGCAAAGCCATCATGCAATACGCGCAGCAAAAGAACATTGCCAACGTCGGTATTGAAGACATCATCGTCGGCAACGGTGTCAGTGAGCTGATTGTGATGAGCATGCAGGGCCTGCTCAATAACGGCGACGAAGTCTTGGTGCCAGCACCGGATTACCCACTGTGGACGGGCGCCGTGAGCCTGGCCGGTGGACGCGCCGTGCACTACATCTGCGACGAAGGCAGCGGCTGGTATCCAGATTTAGAAGACATGCGCCGCAAAATCACCGATAAAACCCGTGCGCTGGTATTGATCAACCCCAACAACCCGACCGGCGCTGTCTACCCGCAGGAAATTCTGCAAGGCATGCTCGACATCGCCCGCGAACACCAACTGGTGGTGTTCTCCGATGAAATTTACGACAAGATTTTGTTTGATGGCGCCGAGCATATTTCGACCGGCTCATTGGCCGATGACTTGCTCATCATTACCTTTAACGGCCTGTCTAAAAATTATCGTCTGGCAGGCTTTCGCGCTGGTTGGATGATCATCAGCGGCGCCAAGCACCTGGCCAAAGATTACCTCGAAGGCTTGGACATGCTGGCCAACATGCGCCTGTGTGCCAATGTACCAGCGATGCACGCGATTCAAACCGCGCTCGGCGGCTATCAAAGCATTAACGACCTAGTGGCACCCGGAGGTCGCATTTGCCAACAGCGCGACATCGCCTACGAGGCACTCAACAGCATCGACGGCGTGTCGTGCGTTAAGCCCAAAGGCGCTTTGTATTGCTTCCCGAAAATGGACACGCAAAAATTCAACATCGCCAACGATGAGCGCATGGTGTTGGATTTGTTGGAGCAGCAGAAAATTTTGATCGTGCACGGCACCGCGTTTAACTGGCCCTACCCAGACCACTTCCGCGTAGTATTTTTGCCGCGCCCGGAAGACTTGACTGCCGCCATGGAGCGCATGCAGCAGTTTTTCGGTGGCTATCGCCAACTGTAG
- a CDS encoding glutathione peroxidase, which yields MILTGEMARLNGEQQQLDDYQGHVVLVVNTASECGFTPQYEGLEALWKQYKEQGLMILGFPCNQFGHQEKGSSEEIGAFCQKNYGVSFPMFAKIEVNGDNAAPLYQRLKQAAPGVLGTEGIKWNFTKFLIGRDGQVIDRYAPTTKPEALAKDIEQALSAGQ from the coding sequence ATGATTTTGACCGGCGAAATGGCGCGCTTAAATGGTGAGCAGCAGCAACTGGACGACTACCAAGGCCACGTGGTGTTGGTGGTCAACACCGCCAGCGAATGTGGTTTTACCCCGCAGTACGAGGGGTTGGAGGCATTGTGGAAACAATATAAGGAGCAGGGGTTGATGATCCTGGGCTTTCCCTGCAACCAATTCGGCCATCAAGAAAAAGGCAGCTCTGAGGAGATTGGTGCTTTCTGCCAAAAGAATTACGGCGTCAGTTTTCCAATGTTTGCCAAAATTGAGGTGAATGGTGACAATGCCGCTCCCTTGTACCAGCGTCTGAAGCAGGCGGCGCCAGGTGTGCTCGGTACAGAGGGCATCAAGTGGAACTTCACCAAGTTTTTGATTGGGCGTGATGGTCAGGTTATTGATCGCTACGCGCCCACCACCAAACCCGAAGCGCTGGCCAAAGACATTGAGCAGGCGCTGTCGGCCGGACAGTAA
- a CDS encoding MarR family winged helix-turn-helix transcriptional regulator produces the protein MTSSSRLQLQQQLCFPLYSLSRQVTQAYQPLLKPLGLTYPQYLVMLVLWQAREEQRLPLAVGELCRELQLDTGTVTPLLKRMEANGLLQRRRSTQDERRVMIELTADGLSLKTRAESVPEQLLCRLQVSPQELQQMRDLLQSWQRQLSQLL, from the coding sequence ATGACTTCCAGCAGTCGGCTGCAGTTGCAGCAACAGCTCTGTTTCCCGCTGTACAGCTTGTCACGCCAGGTGACTCAGGCTTATCAGCCATTACTAAAACCGCTGGGGTTAACCTACCCACAGTATTTGGTGATGCTGGTATTGTGGCAGGCGCGGGAAGAGCAGCGCCTGCCGTTGGCGGTGGGCGAGTTGTGCCGCGAACTGCAGCTCGATACGGGCACTGTGACACCTTTGTTAAAGCGCATGGAGGCGAACGGCTTACTACAGCGCCGGCGCAGTACGCAGGACGAGCGTCGTGTGATGATTGAACTGACCGCAGACGGCCTGTCACTGAAAACGCGCGCTGAATCGGTACCTGAGCAGCTGTTATGCCGCCTGCAAGTCAGCCCACAAGAGCTGCAACAAATGCGCGACTTACTGCAATCTTGGCAGCGGCAGTTATCGCAGCTGCTTTGA
- a CDS encoding adenylate/guanylate cyclase domain-containing protein: MTSPADEAQFSESTLPRQDYMARVLGYGVAAATTLAGFMEGFFGASALVVMLICLLYPHLVYMLSRPFKRRRGYTTRQLLIHGDALLCGLFLSYMQLPMPLVMLFLIMINTSFIIVGSFTAWAFCIISLVSGAAIGYLLFGYTKPPAVPDLVFMTAAIGVGIHLAISGFNSNRQARDLIHLKRKFQGQVSRFQALSHQVSKYVAPQIWESIFSGKRQVKLETQRKKLVVFFSDIVGFTSLSEQMEAEAFTELLNTYLTDMSRIALKYGGTIDKFIGDGIMIFFGDPRTKGTKRDALACVAMAIEMRRHMLKLRKQWAEHGMTAPLQIRMGINTGYVTVGNFGTESRMDYTIIGKEVNLAARLESEAEAGEILISHETFALIKDKIICRTRGTAQVKGFRDPVPLYQVVDYRRDLGANPSFINHDTEGFSLYLESDKVKDHEREKVAAALERAARKLRKQVDA, encoded by the coding sequence ATGACCAGTCCAGCTGACGAAGCTCAGTTCAGCGAATCGACTCTACCCCGACAGGATTACATGGCCCGCGTGCTTGGCTACGGGGTTGCTGCAGCCACGACATTGGCTGGCTTTATGGAAGGCTTTTTTGGCGCCAGTGCTCTGGTCGTCATGTTGATTTGCCTGCTCTACCCACACTTGGTGTACATGCTCAGCCGGCCATTTAAGCGCCGCCGTGGCTACACCACCCGCCAGCTGTTGATTCATGGCGATGCCTTATTGTGCGGGCTGTTTTTATCTTACATGCAACTGCCGATGCCGCTGGTGATGCTGTTTCTCATCATGATTAACACCAGCTTCATTATTGTCGGCAGCTTTACCGCCTGGGCGTTTTGCATCATCTCGCTGGTCTCGGGGGCGGCCATTGGCTACTTGCTGTTTGGCTACACCAAACCACCAGCAGTGCCGGACCTAGTATTTATGACCGCCGCCATTGGCGTGGGCATTCATTTGGCGATTTCCGGCTTTAACAGCAACCGCCAAGCGCGTGATTTGATCCATCTGAAGCGTAAGTTTCAGGGCCAGGTTTCCCGCTTTCAGGCGTTGTCCCACCAGGTCTCCAAGTACGTTGCACCGCAGATCTGGGAGTCCATTTTCTCCGGCAAGCGCCAAGTGAAACTGGAAACTCAACGCAAGAAACTGGTGGTGTTTTTCTCCGACATCGTTGGCTTTACCAGCCTGTCCGAGCAGATGGAGGCCGAAGCCTTTACCGAGCTGTTGAACACCTACCTGACGGACATGTCGCGCATCGCGCTGAAATACGGTGGCACCATCGATAAGTTTATTGGCGATGGCATTATGATTTTCTTTGGTGACCCCAGAACCAAGGGCACCAAGCGCGATGCTCTGGCCTGCGTGGCCATGGCCATTGAAATGCGCCGTCACATGCTAAAGCTGCGCAAACAGTGGGCTGAGCACGGCATGACGGCACCACTGCAAATCCGCATGGGCATCAACACCGGCTACGTCACCGTGGGCAACTTCGGCACCGAAAGCCGCATGGATTACACCATCATCGGCAAGGAAGTGAACCTCGCAGCCCGCCTAGAAAGCGAAGCCGAGGCTGGGGAAATTCTGATTTCTCACGAGACCTTTGCACTAATCAAAGACAAGATCATTTGTCGCACTCGCGGCACTGCGCAAGTGAAAGGTTTTCGCGACCCGGTGCCGCTGTATCAGGTGGTGGATTACCGTCGTGACCTCGGCGCCAACCCCAGCTTTATCAACCACGATACCGAAGGCTTTTCGCTGTATTTGGAATCGGACAAGGTCAAAGATCACGAGCGAGAAAAAGTGGCCGCGGCATTGGAGCGCGCTGCGCGCAAACTGAGAAAACAAGTGGACGCGTAA
- a CDS encoding ABC transporter permease translates to MNQWQVQRIAFTTIVVKEIRRFMRIWQQTLLPPAITMTLYFVIFGNLIGSRIGDMGGVDYMAFIVPGLIMMSVITNAYGNVASSFFSNKFQRSVEEMMVAPVHPLTILFGFVAGGVVRGVLVGIIVTLLSLWFTDLVVHNVWVVVSVILLSAVVFALGGFINAIFASKFDDISIVPTFVITPLTYLGGVFYSIALLPEFWQGVSALNPILYLVNAFRYGVLGVSDISLLHAYVMLAAFVVLLTVFSVWLIRRGVGMRQ, encoded by the coding sequence ATGAATCAATGGCAGGTGCAGCGCATCGCATTCACGACCATTGTGGTAAAAGAAATACGACGCTTTATGCGCATTTGGCAGCAAACCCTATTGCCGCCCGCCATTACCATGACGCTGTATTTCGTCATTTTTGGCAATCTGATTGGTTCGCGCATCGGCGACATGGGCGGCGTGGATTACATGGCGTTTATTGTGCCGGGGCTGATCATGATGAGCGTGATCACCAATGCCTATGGCAATGTGGCGTCCTCCTTTTTTAGCAATAAATTTCAGCGCAGTGTCGAAGAAATGATGGTGGCACCGGTTCACCCGCTGACCATCTTATTTGGCTTTGTAGCCGGCGGCGTCGTGCGTGGCGTGCTGGTGGGTATCATAGTGACCTTGCTGTCGCTCTGGTTCACCGATTTGGTGGTGCACAATGTGTGGGTGGTGGTGTCGGTGATTTTGCTGTCGGCGGTGGTGTTTGCGCTGGGTGGCTTTATCAACGCGATATTTGCCAGCAAGTTCGATGACATTTCGATAGTTCCTACCTTTGTGATTACACCGCTGACGTATCTCGGCGGGGTATTTTATTCCATCGCTTTGTTGCCAGAGTTTTGGCAGGGCGTATCGGCTTTGAACCCCATTTTGTATTTGGTCAATGCCTTTCGCTACGGCGTGCTGGGTGTATCGGACATCAGCTTGCTGCACGCCTATGTGATGCTGGCGGCGTTTGTGGTGTTGCTGACGGTGTTTAGCGTGTGGCTGATACGCCGCGGCGTGGGCATGCGGCAATAA
- the pdxB gene encoding 4-phosphoerythronate dehydrogenase PdxB, whose product MRILADENIPLIDEFFADLGTIERRPGRQLCRDDLLHTDVLLVRSVTRVDQSLLEGTPVKFVATATIGTDHIDTDYLTANNIGFASSPGCNAQAVVDYVLSALSVLTDTRGQTFTDLSVGIVGVGNVGGLLRQRLETMGVTVMAVDPFKQPEDVGELVSLQQALQADVVTLHTPLTLDGPHPTHHLIGAEQLAAMRPDACLINTCRGGVVDGQALKAHLNDHGDFEAVLDVWEHEPYLDLALMQRALIATPHIAGYSLDGKMRGTEMIYHAVSEFLGLPVRCKLAQFLPEPGIKRVNFSDNIPVHQALRTAIRASYEIRVDDGVMRAAMRRSEDQRATFDQLRRDYPLRRDIPVLKVGVPARCLDLGKALEAAGFDVRVK is encoded by the coding sequence GTGCGAATACTGGCTGATGAAAACATTCCGCTGATCGATGAATTTTTTGCCGACCTCGGCACCATTGAACGCCGCCCTGGGCGCCAGTTGTGCCGCGACGACTTGCTGCACACCGATGTACTGCTAGTACGCTCGGTAACGCGTGTCGATCAGTCGCTGCTGGAGGGAACACCGGTCAAGTTTGTTGCGACCGCCACCATAGGCACCGACCACATCGATACCGATTACCTGACCGCCAACAACATTGGTTTTGCCAGCTCGCCCGGTTGCAACGCGCAAGCCGTGGTGGACTACGTACTTAGCGCGCTCAGTGTGCTGACTGATACGCGTGGCCAAACCTTTACCGACCTCAGTGTTGGCATTGTGGGTGTTGGCAATGTGGGCGGGCTGCTGCGACAGCGTCTGGAAACCATGGGGGTGACGGTGATGGCCGTCGATCCGTTTAAGCAGCCTGAGGATGTTGGTGAGCTGGTGTCACTGCAGCAAGCGTTGCAAGCCGATGTGGTGACCCTGCACACGCCGCTCACCCTTGATGGTCCACACCCAACGCATCACTTGATTGGCGCTGAGCAGTTGGCGGCAATGCGCCCAGATGCGTGTTTGATCAATACTTGTCGCGGTGGCGTGGTGGACGGTCAGGCGCTGAAGGCGCATCTCAATGATCATGGCGATTTTGAAGCCGTATTGGACGTTTGGGAACACGAGCCGTACTTGGATTTGGCGCTGATGCAACGGGCATTAATCGCCACGCCACACATTGCCGGGTATTCCTTGGATGGAAAAATGCGCGGGACTGAAATGATTTACCACGCCGTCAGTGAGTTTTTGGGGTTGCCCGTGCGCTGCAAACTCGCCCAGTTTTTACCCGAGCCGGGCATAAAGCGGGTGAATTTTTCCGACAATATTCCAGTTCATCAGGCGCTGCGAACAGCGATTCGCGCTTCATACGAAATACGTGTGGATGACGGCGTGATGCGTGCTGCCATGCGCCGCAGTGAGGATCAGCGCGCCACCTTTGATCAATTACGCCGCGATTATCCGCTGCGTCGCGATATTCCCGTACTTAAGGTGGGAGTGCCGGCGCGTTGCCTGGATTTGGGTAAGGCGCTTGAGGCGGCAGGCTTTGATGTGCGTGTTAAATAG
- a CDS encoding PA2817 family protein encodes MSYVLTSRTQYHVELLQQLQQRLQKASEVVPAATLEALEEIIVALQHQQPHAHELGQDWLSTLATHQPQLVPAIERDLFWFFGGSCLHTLTDEEIESFQQLDEQADEAEQAGQPFDRTAVRKALLSR; translated from the coding sequence ATGTCCTATGTTTTAACGTCACGCACCCAATATCACGTGGAACTGCTTCAACAGCTGCAACAGCGCTTGCAAAAAGCCAGCGAAGTGGTGCCGGCAGCCACATTGGAGGCGCTGGAAGAAATCATTGTCGCCCTGCAACACCAACAGCCACATGCGCATGAACTCGGCCAAGACTGGCTCAGCACCTTGGCGACCCATCAGCCGCAACTGGTACCAGCGATCGAACGCGACCTGTTTTGGTTTTTCGGCGGCAGCTGCCTGCACACATTAACGGATGAAGAAATCGAAAGCTTCCAACAACTGGACGAGCAAGCCGATGAGGCCGAACAGGCAGGCCAACCTTTTGACCGCACCGCTGTGCGCAAAGCACTGCTATCACGCTGA
- a CDS encoding ABC transporter ATP-binding protein, protein MMTPALQVSALRKVYANGFEALKAIDLRVEQGDFFALLGPNGAGKSTTLGIVSGLVQKTSGSAEIMGFDVNNDLFEARRRLGVVPQEFNFNQFEKVEDIVITQAGYFGLRSREATSRTKELLQALDLWDKRDQPARMLSGGMKRRLMIARALVHRPDVLILDEPTAGVDIELRRSMWRFMQQLNGEGVTIVLTTHYLEEAEQLCRNIAIINHGQIVQSTSTRELLSTLHTETFVLDLASPLAQPPELPGYDVQQPAPDGLEVTVEKGQDLNALFQALTEHGVLVRSMRTKSNRLEELFVHLVQEKTA, encoded by the coding sequence ATCATGACTCCGGCGTTGCAGGTAAGTGCGTTACGAAAGGTGTATGCCAATGGTTTTGAGGCGCTCAAGGCCATTGATTTGCGTGTTGAGCAAGGCGATTTTTTTGCTCTACTGGGCCCAAATGGCGCAGGCAAGTCCACCACCTTGGGTATTGTATCGGGTTTGGTGCAAAAAACATCGGGCTCGGCCGAGATTATGGGCTTTGATGTCAACAACGATCTGTTTGAAGCGCGACGCCGATTGGGGGTGGTGCCGCAAGAGTTCAACTTCAATCAGTTCGAAAAAGTGGAAGACATTGTGATCACCCAGGCGGGTTATTTTGGCTTGCGCAGCCGCGAGGCGACATCGCGCACCAAAGAGCTGCTGCAAGCGTTGGATTTATGGGATAAGCGCGACCAGCCTGCGCGCATGCTGTCGGGTGGGATGAAACGACGTTTAATGATTGCCCGTGCTCTGGTGCACCGCCCGGACGTGTTAATTCTGGATGAACCAACGGCAGGCGTCGATATTGAACTGCGCCGTTCCATGTGGCGTTTTATGCAGCAGCTCAATGGCGAGGGCGTCACCATTGTGCTGACCACTCACTATTTAGAAGAAGCAGAGCAGCTGTGCCGCAATATTGCCATTATCAATCATGGCCAAATCGTGCAAAGCACCAGCACCCGCGAGCTGCTCTCCACCTTGCATACCGAAACCTTTGTGCTGGATTTGGCATCGCCGCTGGCTCAGCCTCCAGAGCTGCCAGGCTACGACGTGCAACAGCCGGCGCCAGATGGCTTGGAGGTCACGGTCGAGAAAGGGCAGGACCTTAACGCGCTGTTTCAAGCATTGACTGAGCATGGTGTGTTGGTGCGCAGCATGCGAACCAAATCCAATCGATTGGAAGAGCTATTCGTGCATCTGGTGCAGGAGAAAACGGCATGA